The sequence GCAATACAAGAGGTACATGCCAAAATTCTGTTATTTACTAATTGGATTTTGTGCATATTTCCTATGCACCACTTTGAAAATTTGCTCTTTTATATCAGCATCCACTGCTAACAgcatgatggcaactccactgTAAGCCTCCCTACAGCAGACTGTGCTGAGTATGCTTTGTTACTCTTGTAGAAGATTACTTCTGAACCATCACTGCACATCAGTCATTTAAGAATATTTTGCTAATGAGGTCTATAAGCCATAAATCATTATAAAAACAATAGCTTAATTGGGTGACTGTCCTAAAGCCAGCATTTAGATCCAAGTTCATATCCAGCGTTTTAGCTTTATAGGATGGCTGTAATTGCTTATCTCAGACTTATTAATTCTCTTTAACATTATTTTAACAGGATTTTTATATTCAGCAAGTTCAGAAACGGCTGTCACGGCTAGAAGGGGAGGTTAATGGAGATGAAAAACAAATGTTGGAAGAAAAAGTTGCTGAACTTAAGAAAACtttagaagagaagaaaaatacgTATGATACCTTACACACACAGCACAAGAAACTTCAGGTAGCTTCCTCAGAATGCCAGGTTGAGTTTGTAACATCTAGAAACCTTGATGAATTAAGTAGATTGACTCTTACTAATTTGGTGTTAGATTAAAAGATATCTGAACTTCGTGGAAAATTTCACATTTCCTCAACCAGAAAGTACAGGCTGTTACTGCACAACTGAGACCCCTTAGCATGAAGATaagcagggaaatgttggaaaggCAAACTTAGCTTTTGTTtaaaggtgaggctgactgcaCATGTCTGAGTTTATTGTTGGGGCCTTATAGAAATAGGAGAATGTTATCTTGTTACTTAAATATTATTCATTAAATGCTAAGTACAGTTACATATCTGAGTCAGTTGACCCTACTCAGATATGTCATTCAAAAATACTGTTTTCTGTCTTTACTCTCATGAGAATTTTGCATGTAGATGCTTGTTCTTTGGTTTTCCACTATCCAGTAACAATCACTGATCCTCTGAAAATGCACTTTACCTCCTTGTAGGTAGGAATCAGTCAGGTATTCTCTAACCAATTTAGAATTTACAAGAACTGTATTTATTTACTAAGCAGCTACATGTTAGCACATTCAGAAACCTCTTTTCAAAGAGAAACCatacaaaaataaaagtaacTTTTTTGATAAAACATCACAACTGGCTTCTCAAAGTGATAAAGATGTGCTAAACCTAGTGAGAGGAAAAAACAGCGGATAGGAGAGCCCTTTAATTGGAGATCCACAGAatcctgtaattctgtgatccaTGCAATAGCAAGATTTAATgttgggcagctgctgtgcccactTCAGTATGGAGGAGATACaaaatttcagcagtgagtaTAACCAAACATTAAAACACACCTCCAGGAATTTATTCATACTCTGGAGTATTATCAAAGACAGATGGTTTTATGAAAATGAACTATAAATATCACAGTCATGGTCAGACATTCCATGAGATTTTTTCCTTTAATCTAGACCAAAATACATGATTGTATTACAACTGCCTTATTGGCTTAAAAGAGCTGTATTGTATAAATAACACTTTTTCACAAGCAATTACATTAATACTACAGCAGCACTCAGTATGAAGactgcagtgctctgggcaCTGCTTGCAGAGCAGCATATGGACACAAGAAGATGATGGCTGCTGGTTCCAGGACTTAAAACCAAATAATTTAACTGCTAGCTTTCCTTGCAACTTACATTCACTGAAATAAACGTAACTTCTTTGGAAACAGAGTGATGTCCATTTCATCAAGAGAGCAATGGATAAGACAGGAGAAGAAACAAGTGGCTTGATGACCAAGATAAATGACCTAAGTCTTTTCAATGAGAGATCAGATCAGGAGTTAAAAAAAGCTAAAGCAACTAAACAGGTACAGTATTACTTTGCAGCTTTACTAATACAGGAGACATTTGTTGGTTTGTTCAACACCCATACACTCATGACTTGATCTGAAGGCTGCTATGTCCCACAGTGCTACATCATCATAGGAACCCTCTTTGTAGTTTGACTTACACCTTCCTTTCCAAACTCTGAATTGTTATCACTATTCCCTTACTACGCAAAGCATTGCTCCTCCTCCATAAACAGCATAAAGTTTGTTTGGGTTACCACAATATCcactatttttgtttttctgagaaAAGATTGcctttaaaatggaaaaatgtATTTACTGTTGAAGGATGTCTTTATCTGCCACTGAATTTTTACTCTCAGTCCCTGAAGCCAGCTAGTGAGTTTGGTTCAGTTTTATTATTGAATTGTGTAGTGTTTTTTTCAACAGATGGTTTGGATCTATTTATAGTCCAGTTTAAGGAACTAGAAAAGAAATGGAAGTCCTTCTCTCTATTTTTGATAAACAAACAGTTCCAAATCCTCTAATTACTGCACATTTTTATCTTGCAATAAGCTCTAGCCTTCCTAAAGGAAGCACTAAGGTTGTAGGACAGTAGAGGGCCTAAGGAGCCGGGTTTTGCCATTGACTTAACTGGTGTGCTTGCTCCTCAGTGAAAACTCCCTCCCTAACCTGGAACTTTTCTTTAGCATGAAAGAACTTGGAGAAAAAAGTAGGATAGAGTTTGGGATCTATGAGAGATGTTTAAAAATTATTCAAGGTGTTTGCATGCTAATGAAGTTCACCACTTGCTTCTTTCCATAAGCTTTGTTGTATGTAAACTTGTTCATCTAACATGGCTCACGGTTGAAGTGGTATTAACTGCTTCAGAAAGTTTCTTGTAAAGTCTGCTTAATTGGAGAAGAAAGTTGAAGGTGGAAACATCTAACAACTCATAACTCAATCTGAATTAGAAAGTCTGATGAATTTGTGTAAAACCATTCAGGAAACACTCTACCTCTAACACACTCACCAGGTGAAGTGTCAGAAAATGAGAAAGTGAGAACCTTTTTAAATGCAGAGCAGAAAGAGTAGTCTTAGTTGTGTACATATAAAATAATGGATGCATTACCAAAAAAATTACCTTATTAACTGCTGTAAATAATTGATCTTAATTTAAAACAATGCTTTCTTATTTTGAGAACTCTTTTGGCATTTACTAGGAGATGATGGTCGAAGATAACCTCCTGAAACTAAAACTGAGTCGTCTTCAAGATACACTGTGTAATAAGACAGAGAAAGTTCTAacactggaaaaacaaaaactGGAGTTAAAGAAAGCCATAGCAGAAAGAAGTGAGGAAATTAAGACTCATAAGGCAATGCTGGATTCCCAGATAAGACTTGTGGATCAGGAACGGCAACGCATAAGGTAACGTTTCTTAGGTAAATTAAACTCCTAACTACTGTTGAGTGTATTTTACATTGGGACTtacagagaaacagaagcatTTGATCTCATTAGAGATATTAAGGATGAAATACGTTTTGCCCAAAGTTATATACTGAGGTGGTTCAGCAAGAGATCCCTTCTCTGAAATCTAGCCTGCAGATTTAACTCCTTGGTGAACAAGAGATACTGCTTACTCTGTTAGTGACCATCCTGTACTGAGAGGGAACCTCTGAGTTGCAAACATCGCTTCAAAGTAAAGCTCATGTGTGTGACCCTGCATTGTTCAAAACAATCAGGAAATGTGAAATCATGTGTCTGGAGGTACAGCACAATATTTAAAACAGAAtagctgcttttaaaaagagGGCTTACTCCCAGCTGCTTTGACTCATTACAGTGAGTCTGTTTggaggtttgtttggggtttttgtttgtttgttgtttttccttcccccttttaGAAAATTATCTCTCCATTAGCTGTCCTATGTAACAAAATTAAATCTTCTATATTATGTATGTACCCTCTTATAAAGTAACCATATAGGAGATAACTGCTCCCCTCTGTACTAATCAGTGCAAAGTATCTGGGACAGATTTAGCACTGAAATCCCAGTATCTATACCCAGCCCAAAACTCAATGCTTCAGCAGCTGAACTGCTGAAATCTGGCAGGCTTTTTATTCACTTGTCTGCTAACCACACCCCACACAATAGAAAATTAGAGTGATTTAGTGTGACTAAAGCTTAACTGCTCACCGAGAATGCAGACTGTGTGGCTTTTTCCCTTTGATAATTACACAGCTAATTGATACTTCCATGTAATTTGATTTGAGGTTGTTGCCTACTGTTGCTCACACTCCTCTAGTAGTGGCAATATTAAGATAATATCAGCAGggggcagcttctgcagctgtaGGATTTAAATGCCAAACCTTTAAAAATtttggggagggctgtggcacAACCTCCCAGGATGTAATAATCTGGAAGATGAAAATAAATTTGTCTCAATTTGCAAAAGAGCTGTATGCAACCAGAAAAACACGTGACTGTGGCTGGGAGAACACAGAAAGCAACAAAAAGCAGTTAGCAgaactgctgccctgcctgctttctAGTACACAAACTGCAGGAATAACACCAGTTATTTGAACTGCTGTAGGAAGACCtgtccacacacacactttctcAACCcattgattttttccccccaaacaaaccagtgCTGAATTTCAAGATCGCCTAAGTAAAATTGATAAACTTAGACGCAGATACGAACTTCTTACTGTTGCCATGATGCCACccgaaggagaagaggagaaaactcTTACCTACTATGTAATCAAGGTACTTTAGTAACATTATTTGTGATAATTCAAGTACTTGTGCTGCAAATTTCCCTGGTGCCTATTCAAGTAACTAAAACAACCTCCTTGCCCAGTCTGTTATACGTCATCTGACACTTGGTTATTTCAAAGGCAGAGCAATTTATGAATCTCTGTGGTCAGACCTAATGCCAGTGGAACCTTAGCTCTCAGCAGTCTGAAAAATTTTCACTTCAGTGCTCATTAATTTACAAAGACACAAGTAACACTGGTCATGTGATAATCTGCTCTAAATTGGAAACATGTTTATCACAGTCTTACATGATCTTAAATTATTCTCTCCTTCAGAGGGGTTCTTTCAGGTTTTTCTTTCACCATAAGGTGTTTAAACCTTGGAGAACATCTGCTTTTCCCCTTTTACTCATCACTTATACACACTGTAGCTTTtcactggaaaaataaaaatcaaaatcaGTATTTCCCCATAATCCAATACCTTGATTCtgtagcaaaacaaaacagattttCCATCCCCacaaattctatgatttttctcttAAAGCAAAATTTTTCTAGCTGTGATCTTGCCTCTGGaagtccttttctttcccccctccttcttaAACATTAAATGTCTTAATGATGGCATGTCTGCTCTTGTAGTCCCTGTGGGTATATATCCTCTACAACTCTGGAGATTTTTAACTCCCAGGctagcagcaccagaacaaggggacacagtctcaagctgtgccaggggaggtttagacttgaggtgaggaaaaagttcttcactgagcgagtcattcgtcattggaatgggctgcccagggaggtggtggagtcaccgtccctggaggtgttcaaggggagattggacatggcacttggtgccatggtctagctgtgaggtctgttgggacaggttggacttgatgatccttggggtctcttccaaccttggttatactgtgatactgtgatataacTGTATCAGATTTTCTGAGAAGCTCTATCAAATACTCCCCTTTACCATCTGTGTTTTGTAAATCTCGCTGATAAGGTCCAACTGAATGACTTTTGACACACACTCAATTGTATGTGATGTACAATCTCAGCTGTTCTTGGATTGTGTGGGTAAAGGAAACAGATGTGCTGCAGTTCACATCAGCAGTGAAAAGCATGGAATGGCACAGTGTGGGTCACACTGCTAatcagggctgtggcagcttaGATGGAGGCAGATGGCCATAAGGGAATGCACATGGATGAAGTACTTCACAGAACTTCTGATACTGCAAATAACTACATTCAGCTGCCTAGTAACTCACATCTCATTTCAAGCCTGACAACACAGATAAGCCCCATATCTACCTAGGATTTTAACTCCTAAATAGtgcaggtttgttttttttcctgtctaatTGTCCTAATATTTTCAGAAGTCCCCTAAAACACTAGTTTTAtttccaggctgcacaggaaaagGCAGCACTTCAACATGAAGGTGATGATTTAGATGCGAAGATCTGCAAAGCTGAAAAAGAAATGGTAGCTCTGGAAAACACTTTGCAGGTACTTAATAACTGCAACAGCAATTACAAAAACTCTTTCAAGGAAGTCACTGAGACAAGTAAGTAACAGAGAAATTGCCGTTTGTTGTGTGAGTTACAGGTGATGTAACTCAGGTACCTGAGGAAATTCCATGGCAAGGAATGAATTGCAGAGACTAAACTGATAGTAGCAAAAGGGAGTGTAATTGACACACTGCCATCAATAGTTCAGCAGAATAAGCACATAAAGTGCTGTAAGGTGTAATTAACTAATGCTTATATTCTTTATGTTAAAATCTCTAAGCCTATATACATTTTGTGAAAAGTCATCAGTAGGAACTGTCAGAAAAGGCAAAGCATAAAGATGATTACTGGGGAAGAAAGGCCATTACTGGGAGGAAGGATGTGCACTCAAGTATATGTGTCTAGTGCATACACCTTTGCACAGTACAAAGACAGTACTTTTTCTGTAGTGCTGCATCACACACAGCTACTAACTAATTCAAACTGCAGAAGCAGGACAACCAGTGCCAATGCTGATCAATGAGGTAGACTGAGTCAGCTTGGGCACAAAACTGTACCCAAAGCAACTACTTAGATGCATGTACTAGTAATGAAGACTGATCCCTTAGCCAGACCATCCTTATCTCTGATTTTCATatggaagaaggggaaaaatcaGAAACCTATCATCTGGGAAAATGATTCAGAAGAGAAAAACTTTAAATTGTATTATTTTAGTGTAGCAGATTTAGGACTACCTACCTGTAAGGTTTTGAATATTGGAAATTCCTTAGAATTCTGGAATTCTGTGCTATTTGGGAGCTTGCTCTCCCTTCAGTGGAACTTCCTTTGTTCAGTGTACATCACCACAAAAAACGATAGATTATCTAGAATTAAATTTATTTAGCTTTTGTGCCCTCTGCTGGTTCTGGCAGCAGTAGCTCTTAAATCATTCTCATGAAGCCAGTTAACTTTTTCACAGTGGGCTGGATTTAGTACTagagtatttttttaaaaaatcctttATTAAACTCCCACCACTAATATAGTAAATACTCTGTGATGCAGTTTAAAATGCAGCTTATTGAAAAGTCAAAATGAAGTGGTATACGCTGCTTGTCTGGCATTAATGCTGCCTCATTGTTTGGAATCACAGGTGAGGAATATGAGGAAACCTTGAGAttagaggaggagaaaagggctgctgctgaaaaaTACAGATACAAACGAAGACAGATCAAGGAACTTCAAGACAACCTCCAGGTAAAATACAAGTGAAAGTTCCAGTCAGACAAGGCTGCAGCATGTAGCTAAAACCATGCAAGAAGTCCTactgaaaggagaggaaattcTGGGACAGACTTTTTGCCCTGTGCTTTGTATGAATGGATACAGTTTTTTAGAAGGCTCTACCTCTCCTTTcaaaagttgttttttttttgaagttTCTTGAATCACAATGGAACTTCAGGCTTTTTAGTGGCATCCAGCTACAACTTTTCAAATGGACACTGACAGATGCTGTGTTCTGACAGCTGTGTTTTTGTGTAGCACACACCATTATATGGCATCATCCTGTCCAGTACTGCCGAGATTAACATCCACACGTTTTACATCCTCTGGTATCTATGTCCCAGGAATTTTCTAGGATATGTATTCTGGGTTTTTTATAGGATTCAGCATACTTCACTTTAAGGAGTATTGATTTAGCTCAAGAAAGCTATCAGAACTGCTTTAGAAACTAATCTGCTGTTCAAATGAATTTTCAGAGCATGGAAGAGCACTTTGACACAGTACTGAAGCAGGAGGCCCTCTTCCAAGAGCAAAAGATGAAAAAACAAGCTCTTATTTTGCAGCTGAATAAAGACATAGaaaaacagaaaccaaaacTAGAAAGGGTTATAAAACAGGTTTGTATATTCATGAACAGCTTATAACTTTACAGTGCTAGACAGCAGGTTTCTAAGTTTTGCATTTACATAATAGCagtgctttaaaaatatttgtgttaAAAGTCTTCTAGACTATCCAAAGAAATTCAGTCTCTGAAGGAAACTAAAACAGAAACACAAGAAGAAAGAGACATTGAGCTTCGTGACCTGAAAAGCTTCAACAGAACCATTGACAAATTGTTAGCTGATGTTCTAGAAGCAAATCCTGATTTAACTTCATCCTTTCAAATGTACTTTCACCAGGTGAGCTTTCTAGTTAACTGCCACCAAAATCTTTACTGATAGGTCTGGTCTACTGATGAGTAGCTTTTGGGGGCAAATTCAACAATTAATTGTCCTTAGGGTAAACCAGGTAAAAAATGTTCAACACCTGCATTCAACACTTTTGCAAATACAATGGATTATAAACCCTCCTGATATACCCAGTCCTATTCTACAATCATTAGGTCAACTTTTTCCTCTAAATTTTCTAGTACAATTTGGAGCTTCCTACAACTGCTTCTGCTGGTGGTAGTCAGAGTTCTCGATCACCATCCATCCAAAGCTCAGTAGCTTCTACCAGGTAAGTGCTAGCAGTTCTTCTGGCTTTTCTAAAGTTAGTTTAAACCACCAAAAAGTAGTCCCTAAATAGTAGAATTCCTCTCTCCTGCATGTATTCTCAATCTTTTCTTTACTTCCTGAACTCCCTATAGGAACTTCTTCTTTATGCTGTCCCATGTCCCACATTTAAGTTTCCTAGATTTTTGTAGCACACAAATGTGCTTCAGCATCCATCACAGTTTAAATTATTCTGTAATtactgattttattttacttttgctAACTGTTCTCTGATTCAAAGATAGTTTCATATTATAAAAACACAAGCTTGAGCTGCAGCCACACTCTGCCCTTGCCAGTGTGGGCTCTGCTTCCTAATAGGCAAGGCACGCACATGCTTTTACTGACAGCTTCCCCTTCTCAATATTTAACCAACTAACACTGCCTGTTGACATGCTGAAACAGTTGACTCTTAACATTCCCACAGGTTACTTAAGCAACCAGTGGTAATGTCTACAGAGACCTTTGGGGGGGATCTTACCTAGAATAAACACTGCTGCAAGGTGGCTTTATTGAAAGCCAGCATTGAAAGCTGTATTGTAGAGTCAAGGATTTCTGTATGCTGAACAGTGTATTATTTGTCTTTCAGATCTTCTTCCAGAAGCACAAGTTCAGGCTCTAGGCAAACTTCATCACTCAAAGTCATCGATCTGAGCTTGCCTATCGGCactcctgcagaagcagctgctgttggTTCACAGCCATCCAGCAGTGAGCACCTCTGACATCCATAAACGCAAAAAGTCATCTTAAGTCAGCTTTTGAAGGCCACAGTAGAATCTTCACACTAGTTAAGGCTTAACTCATTTATCAAGGTCTAGTGGCAATCTTAAAACGTACATTTCTGATAGAAATTAATGCTAACTTCCTTCTACTGTAGGCATTATCTAGGAGAAATGTTAAGCAGATGTTTTATGTAATAAATTAACTTCTGAAATGACTTTCTCATTTTGCTGTTGGAGAATTAAAGATCTGCAAAACACTTCAGAAGCATTAATTCACTTGTAATGAAAAGGAGAATTATGTTAAAGCCATTAATTTTCCTAAACTGGTATCTTCACTGCTGTCAAAACTTGTTTTAGATTACAGTGCTACCACCCAGGAAAGAAAGTATGCCTCATTTCAAGATCAACCATGACTATTAATCAGTCATCTCAGACCATACCTTAACTGCAAGACAACAGTATATGACTGAAGTCCATAAAACTCTACTTTTTCCTACCAAAATTACAGAGCACCTTTTTTGCAACTGCCTTTTAGCTATGGACTTACTTGGGAAACTTGCAGCCAAAGTACAACTTACACTGTGTAGTCTGCAAGATGTAAGCTCCTTAGTGTATTCTGCCaaccatctctggagatctcACTGTAAGCAGAGCACCTCTTTTTCCACAGCAATGCAACCACTCATTTAAGCAGTATATGTAACCAGTGCACCGGTATGAAACATCCCAGCAATGTTAATAAAAATCAAGAcacaaaaattaagaaaaattaagaaaatttAATGACCAAATGAGCTATATACATTGATGGCACAGGACTTGCACTCTCAGTTATCCCCTTCCTAGATCTGGAAGTTAAGCTTGATACAAAAATATCAACAGTCAACAGTACCCCAAGggatgagaaaaaaacaaacaaaacccatctGTCATTAAAGTGCCTATCTGATGTGAGTTACAGCTACCTGGGTAGGGGTATCAAAGGATGTCAACCCACCAGCCAGAGAATGTTGTACAGGAACACCCCAAATTAAGAGCACCAGAAACTGTAGATTTTAAATAACTGATACTTTATGTAAGGTATCCTTGTGTCTCTTTCCAGCATATAATCTTAAGAATTCTTTGACATTTTGCAAGACAGAACAgattttgcctttctctctttatAAGCATTTCCTCAAGAAATACTCAGATAAAAGTTCATTTAACTACACTCATGAGAACAGCAATTTTAAAAGTACTTTACTGTTTCTTCTGCTTACTTCCTTTTTCCCTCTCAAATTCCGCTATTTGATTGAAAATGTTAACTAAGTTCTGGGGCAGGTTTCTTTTAATGCCACTTTCTGTTTGTGATGTATCACTTAAAGacatttcctcctctgcttccttcacTTTATTACTTTCCTCAGAACTTCTTTTCCTACTCCTACACTCGCTTTCTGGTTTATGCTGACCTGACACATGCCTATCACTATCATAACTTCTATCACCTTCCCAGGAGCAGGTGCTAGAGTATGATCTGTATTTCCCCACTGACTTGCCAGAATAGTCAGAGCCTGCTGGAGACATGTAATACCTGTCTTGACCTGAGCCATGTTTTTTAAActgctcttttcttccctctacATCCCTTTCTGACTTCCTAAAATAATGCATCCTGGGTTTATCATCTGACTTATGATATGAACCTGAAGAACCCCTCCAACTAGAGAAAAATCTCTCTGTTCTACTGTATTTTTCAGTTTTGCTACTACTTGGCAGAGTTCTGGAGCTACTGTAAGAATCTCTTGAATCTTCAGACCTACCTCCAAAAGTGTCTTCATCATCACCTGAAGTCCTCGAAAAAGAACAGtgtctgtctttctcttttACCTCTGTTTTTGGACACACTAAGCTGTCCTGCCTTTCCAGCAGATTTTCCACTTCAAAACTTTGGTTAAGAAAGGAAGCAGAGGTATCAGTGGGAGGCGAATACCActcctccttcctaacctgatcTTTGTAACGGGAGGACGCTCTAGATGAGCGTTTCTTTGAGCTGTGGGCAGACTCAGATCTATTCCGATGCTTTTTCCTACGTTTCTTGCgatcagaggaagaggaggaagaagaaactgaTACATCTGATGAAGAATCACttgatgaggaggaggaggaggaagaggaggaggaagaagaagaggaggaggaggaggaaggtgttattttccttttcttcttcaacCTAAAAAAACGTAATTAACATGTGAGATAACCTTCAGCATCAGGAAAAATTATATGTAGAAAACAAACCTGTACTCCCCAGTTTGGCTGACATTGAGCTTTTAAGGCATGAATGGAAACTGAGCCTGACCTGGCAAGACAATTTCAAATGTAGTATCTTTATCAAGTTAAGACTTAAACTTCCAAACAGCTTGTTCTAAAAGGCATCTTTCCTTGTTAAATACAGCATTAGACTGAAAAATACCTCATGTTCCAAAGCAGTCCTTAAACTTCTCTTCCACGTACATCTCCATGAAAGGTTAAATGCCCAAAACAAAATTCTGAAGGAAATGCAGCTTACCTAGGTAGAAGTTCTACCTAGCTTACTCCTGAACAACCCATTTCctaacaggctgtccagagtcTTATCTACATTTATTGCCACACAATGAGTATACTGAGTAAGAGCGttaccttttttcttcttttaagagCTTACGCAATTTTTGTGCACTCGTTtctactttcttttctttttgtctctctTCTTTGGCAGCTTTCTCCCTCATTTCCAAAGATTTCTTTTTTGAACCCAGGCATCAGAAAAAAGTTACATCGTAAGTGTTAACAGCGGTAGTTTTTCCCATGTCCCCAAACCCCATTTAAATGTGTAATACCAGGGATGTTTTACCAGGATTCCCAGACCAAAAAATGATTGTTGTTCAGGAGTTTGGCATTGGCCGTTGTGAGTGTACATTAAGGACCATATTGCAGTTTTTATTCCATgaaaaaaagtggaaaaaaaaagtgtttgacCAGCCATTGCAGTGGTACCAGTGATCCAGCACACCGTGAAGCATGGAGCCCAAAAGGGATAGAGAAGAGTATGCAAGAAAAACACAGTCAGCACCAACATGGAGAACAGAAcggtgggggggggaaaccaaaacacaaaaaaaaggggTAAGAAAAGTTTGAGGGGAAGTGTTGTTATTGTAGTTTACCAGTAGAACATGGCAGAACCCATTTTAAAAGGTGGATTTCAAGTTGGCCATGTTTGAATACAAACCGTTTTGTACCAATTTCACAGAGCAGTTTGATGCATGGTTTACGTAAGAAATCATGTCCCACGGGTTtgttggtgaggagcagcaccaGACGTCGGACAGCAATAACGGTCCAGTTCAGAAGAAAATGCATTGGAGAAAAACACATAATCAGTATTACAGGAAAGAACTCTTCAGTGTTGCTTCAGCCATACTAGCACAACAGTGATGGTATCAGACTTGTGTTATTAAAATACAGGTAAATGCAGATAAGCGTCTCACTAGATGAATAATCCTTAAACTACTTAAGCCTATTAGAGATCAGACCTCTGTCATCTACAGGTCAAACTAGTAGCTCTATTCTTTGAGCAGAAAGTCCAATTATTGTTTTTAAAACTTGGCAACTTCTTAACAGATACAATAAAGGAAATCCTTAATTGCAGTTCAGGCTATGCAGACCAAAAACAATCATGGGTTTTACCTGCTGCATCCATTACCCATGATACCAGGAACATGCTAAAGCAGAGTAAATTTATCTCCTACTTGATGAGAGCATTTTTCATCATTTTAACTGAGACTGACACCTCTTTTTCTAA is a genomic window of Dryobates pubescens isolate bDryPub1 chromosome 13, bDryPub1.pri, whole genome shotgun sequence containing:
- the CCDC39 gene encoding LOW QUALITY PROTEIN: coiled-coil domain-containing protein 39 (The sequence of the model RefSeq protein was modified relative to this genomic sequence to represent the inferred CDS: inserted 2 bases in 1 codon), which codes for MDTVGSQSTASVLAELSWDDGYAIPVANAENKLLEDELQKMQKEKVNLQNELTSFKECVEAMTSHLRNVRQEYSFTQSLYKARENEIETEKHFKALAEREFGRLRSEIKRLEDEIVSLREKKNSQENIINKTTKKLENLKQQLNCDEEMLERWIKESNRKDNDTITIQKYAQQDEGKLGALTLQIEKLTMQASQKRRALDNELTETITAQLELDKTAEDFHRVHQERQEVIRQWENALQQMQKRDQQIDHCALLITEIKQEIQKQEIVLKEKTSFLVNETVNNMEYEKKISYAEREAASLQNHYQVQDMHRAQLQDELDVLKSTVDRTASDLESLRTQVSNLKREIQKKQESLSFLYEKNASVSNKLRLVTEKTLSSEDKALRMEELLKEEEKIVKEKETEINQLKELLLKKTQELKVQKDKEKCVLAEIEGSRTSLKNLKSRLHRLDADAIKQEELVYNQDFYIQQVQKRLSRLEGEVNGDEKQMLEEKVAELKKTLEEKKNTYDTLHTQHKKLQSDVHFIKRAMDKTGEETSGLMTKINDLSLFNERSDQELKKAKATKQEMMVEDNLLKLKLSRLQDTLCNKTEKVLTLEKQKLELKKAIAERSEEIKTHKAMLDSQIRLVDQERQRISAEFQDRLSKIDKLRRRYELLTVAMMPPEGEEEKTLTYYVIKAAQEKAALQHEGDDLDAKICKAEKEMVALENTLQVLNNCNSNYKNSFKEVTETSEEYEETLRLEEEKRAAAEKYRYKRRQIKELQDNLQSMEEHFDTVLKQEALFQEQKMKKQALILQLNKDIEKQKPKLERVIKQSSRLSKEIQSLKETKTETQEERDIELRDLKSFNRTIDKLLADVLEANPDLTSSFQMYFHQYNLELPTTASAGGSQSSRSPSIQSSVASTRSSSRSTSSGSRQTSSLKVIDLSLPIGTPAEAAAVGSQPSSSXSTSDIHKRKKSS
- the LOC128897676 gene encoding tetratricopeptide repeat protein 14-like — its product is MREKAAKEERQKEKKVETSAQKLRKLLKEEKRLKKKRKITPSSSSSSSSSSSSSSSSSSSSDSSSDVSVSSSSSSSDRKKRRKKHRNRSESAHSSKKRSSRASSRYKDQVRKEEWYSPPTDTSASFLNQSFEVENLLERQDSLVCPKTEVKEKDRHCSFSRTSGDDEDTFGGRSEDSRDSYSSSRTLPSSSKTEKYSRTERFFSSWRGSSGSYHKSDDKPRMHYFRKSERDVEGRKEQFKKHGSGQDRYYMSPAGSDYSGKSVGKYRSYSSTCSWEGDRSYDSDRHVSGQHKPESECRSRKRSSEESNKVKEAEEEMSLSDTSQTESGIKRNLPQNLVNIFNQIAEFEREKGSKQKKQ